Within the Legionella pneumophila subsp. pneumophila str. Philadelphia 1 genome, the region GATTGCTAATCTCGAAGACAACGCGAAACAAAGACCTTCTAATATTTCTGAATTTAAATTTGGAAAAACTTTAGGATATCTTTTACTTCAAAGCTTAAAGAAAGCAAATTTACATCCAGACAACTTCAGATCTTTTGGTTTCGACCCTTGGGAAGAACCTCATTATCAATCGGCACTAATCGCTGGAAAATATGTGATAACTCAAGATACGTACCGAATTTACTTTGATATACCAAAAATTGATCATTCAGATGAGGAAAAAATAAAGGCTAATCAAGACCATGCGCAGATACTTTATTTCACAACTATGACCAATGATGGCCTTATGGTTTTTACCTTTGAAGATAAAGTAGAAAATATCAATTCCAGATTATTTGTAGAACTAGCAAAAAACATAAAGATAAACTCAGAAGCATGGAGTCAATTAATACAGTTTACAGAAAAAAATCTTTTATATGAACAAGATGATATTTCATCAAAATTGCCGCAAGTATTTGGTTTGATATTATATGCAAGCATATCTCCAGAACACAGGGAAGATGTTTTTAATAACCTTTGCCCATTACTCTTAAAATCAAAAAACTTTGAATCAGAACATGTTCCCGAATTTCGTTCAATTACTACAAGACTGCTTAAAGATATTATTCCTGATTATGAAGCCAAAGTGATGGCCTTCCTGCATAAAAACAACAATCCAATGCGTTATAGCGAAAGGGACATTAGTGAGCAAGGAGCTCTTTTAGGTCTTTCAGATGAAAAAATTGACGTAGTACAAAACGAAATGAGAGAACGTAAAGCATTAGAAGTACAAAACAACAATCGATCACAAGCCATTGAACTAAAAAAAACTCTCATTGGTGCCGTAGATGAATACCTTAGATGGCGCAATAATGAAAGCAAAGAAACGGATTATCAAAAAAGCTCAGGTGCTTTTACCTGGCTGCGTCATTACACAGATTTTGGCAAAAACCGAGCCAATGATTTAAAAAATGAGCTTAATAAAGCACAAGATTTAAAGACCATGCTTGATGTTTTACAAAAACATTTCGCAAATAACTCCCGATTACATAATCATTCTCTTGATAGTTATCTATTAAGAGCAGTATACAAAGATTTTAATAAATTCAACTCAATATTTAATTTTGAACATCTTGCAATTAAAAATGATACCGATGCTAACCGTGAATGGCTAAGAGAAGAAATGTTGGGGATGGTAGCAAAAACGAACATGAATGTTACATTAGAAAAGTCAATAAATAGCAGACAAGAGAGCCCCACTCTGCCTAATAAAACAAAAGTACATATCAGTATCATGAAGATTCCTGCTAATGAACGGGAGGAAAATATTTTGGCGGTCCACACCGCGTTAAGAAATGATGAATTGCTGAGAAATCAAGATGGATCCGTTCCTGCTATCATAAAGGAAATACGAGATATTGTAGGGAAAATCGACCCTTCAGAAGAAGAAAACATAGCCAATGCGATTATTGAAATCAAAAGAACAATAGCAGACAACAGCGACAATAATTACAACGAGAATGCGCATGACATCATCAAAGCATTTGAGAATCCAAGTTGTTGTGATTTTAGAAAAATCCGCGCTGCCTTAACAACCAACCATGCAATCGATGAAATAATGAATCCGGTCAGAGTAGGAATGCAGTTGAACTAATTCAAGCTATTTTTCTACCCCTCAGTTACGCTCCGACCAAAACGGAGTTGTTCGGATTGATTAAAAGTTTGCTTAACTCGGAAACAGCCATGATTCGAAATAGGGTTATTTTGTCCAACATAGCCTGTTTGGTGGATTGTTTATGGTTTGCCATATCAATGCAGGAAGAAATACTCATTATGGTGATAATATCCTTTGGCAGATTGGTTATAAGCCCATCCTCTCTAGTCAGGTAATAACCAAGACAGTACACATTTCCATGATTTTAAGGTATGGTTATTCACTTACCTAATATGAAAAACATACATTACAAGGGCTGTGATCAATGACCATCTACTTTTTGTTTGGCAAAACTGGCTCGGGCAAAAGTTATATTGGAGAGCTGCTCAGACAGCTAAGCATCGTCCATATCGATGGTGATAACCACATCACCCAAAAAATGCGTGACTGTCTAATCGAAGATGAACAAATGACTCCTGAGATGATTGATGAATTTGTCGATGTCTTGATTGATGTTATCAAGACACAAAAAACTAAAACACCGAACGAGAGTTTTGTTATTTCACAAGCCATGTATCTCGACAAGCACCGTCTCAAGCTATTAAACGCCATACCCGAGCTCGAATTTGTAATGATTGATGTCATTCCTGTACTGCGGGCAAGCCGCATCACCAATCGATTTCGCAACCAGGAAAGCAAAGTAAGCCTGCGCTATGCCACCAGGATGGATGCATTTTTTGAGTATCCTTCACATGAAACAATACGGCTTGAAAACAATCAAAGCTCAGATGAAACGCTTATAGAGCAAATCCGTGAAAAAATGCCGGCACTGTTTAACATGGAATCAAAAGAAGAATTAAACTCAGGCATACAGCTTCAGTTTGCATAGCTTGAGAGCCATATCCAGATATTGTTGAAATAACGAACGCATGCAGCAACCGTCTTGAAGCCAGAACTTAAGAAGGTTGCCACTTGCTAGTTGAGATTAGAGAATTTGAGCCTTTTAAAAAAGATACTGTAAACCAAGAGCGACAGTATAGTGTTTATTGGATAGCCCTGCTGAATCACCAAAATAACTGCGCTCACCCGTGTCATTGTCAATGATTTCAGTATCCGCTCTCCCATTAGGATAATGATTGTAAGAAGCCTCAACAAAAATTTTCGTATTAGGTTTCAAAAAGTAGCCAGAATGAATCGTTGCCGCATAATATCTGGAGCTATTTCCCCGCTCATTGAATGTTAAGTTACGGGCATAATGCTCATCATGATCTCGAGCTGAAACCCAATCACTAAATTTTAAAACACCACTAAACTCAAAATTATTAATAAAATACCTCCCTGCCAAACCAACATAAGGAGTTCTAAATTTTTGTTGGTATCCTATTCCAGGTTGATCTCCTGGAAAACAACCGGCATAGAGCCCTCCGTTATATTGGTAACAACCTCCGGTAGCTTTCCAGTCAAAGGAATTCCATTGATAACCAGTAGCCAGGCCTAACTTGTAATTTTGTTTTTGCATCAACCAAGCCCTTAAGCTCATATCTAACTCATTTGCATAATTGAGATGCGTATCTTCATGATGAGACCAGTGAGTCCAGGTATCTTGATAAGGATTGAGCCAATCATAATCATCCATAGCAGCTTTATTTTTTACCAAAGTTGTCCAGCCTTGACCATTCATGCTAAGCCAATCCAGGACATCATAATTTAATTCCCCTTTTATTATCGGAGCATTTTTTATGCGCCAATCCAGCTGGCTTAACTTAGTGTCTGTCTCTGGATGGTAAACATATTCATGAGCTTTACCTGACAGAATGCCTAGAGAAGCACTTAATGACAAACCATTAAATTCGTAATCCGCAGCATAAGTAGAGAATGAGAAAAGAAAGGATAAAGAGACTGGAGCCAACAAAACTATTTTATTTTTCATATTTTTTCCTAGTTAAGGCTGGCAATCCTTGCAGCAAAGTGACTTTAAAAAACCAATCGCATTATTGTGATCCAAAATGATCTTGTCAAGATCAACATTGAATAATATTAATCATTAAGGATTCTAATCAAGCAATGTCATATCGCTCAATTGAGAAAGCAGGAGCAGTTATAGTAGTGCGTGTATTTTGGGCAACCATGTTTTGAGTGTGGGCACTGGGCTTTCTGGACAATAGGGCAAAACCAAATACAAGCAAGCTGAAAACTAATAAATACAACAAATCCCAATACTGGGGAAGGATATGCTTACCACCATAATTACCAAGAAATGAGAAAATACCAAGTCCAAAAAGATAGAATATAAACCACAGTGCTTGTTTGCTATCAATCTCCCGATGTGTATTTTTCATAAGACAATAGAGGAAAGAACAAACTACTCCCAGAATAGTGATCACCAATAACTTTCGTACGCTATGGAAACCTGCCCAATAAACACCGACTGTACAAACATAAAATCCGAGAAAGCCAATAAGGTTACTCCCCTGCAAACGAAAAGGACGCTTATAGTGCGGTA harbors:
- the leo gene encoding omptin family outer membrane protease Leo — translated: MKNKIVLLAPVSLSFLFSFSTYAADYEFNGLSLSASLGILSGKAHEYVYHPETDTKLSQLDWRIKNAPIIKGELNYDVLDWLSMNGQGWTTLVKNKAAMDDYDWLNPYQDTWTHWSHHEDTHLNYANELDMSLRAWLMQKQNYKLGLATGYQWNSFDWKATGGCYQYNGGLYAGCFPGDQPGIGYQQKFRTPYVGLAGRYFINNFEFSGVLKFSDWVSARDHDEHYARNLTFNERGNSSRYYAATIHSGYFLKPNTKIFVEASYNHYPNGRADTEIIDNDTGERSYFGDSAGLSNKHYTVALGLQYLF